From Chlamydiifrater volucris, one genomic window encodes:
- the nqrA gene encoding NADH:ubiquinone reductase (Na(+)-transporting) subunit A: protein MKKGLDLSLGGAPNPSKKISKFKSQLVAVDLESCFPIPLRVLVKEGDEVFGGSPVAEYKQHAEVKIVSQHRGTVVRIVRGEKRRPRFIVISVSKDDTSRNEDKVPPLEDLSKDSLREIFESKGLFSLLRQRPFDIPALPSTKPRDIFINLADDKPFFPPLKKQLEIFYPREDGLKAFALAVEALFKLFGVRPKIIERERFILPFTDINNADFYEVSGPYPSGSPSIHIQEVAPIKNEKDTVITLGFYEALSIGNYLLNGSLLNSRIISLAGSGLKECFRSYLEVYNGFNISQLLPEDSMESPCSVISGDPLNGRLCYDENDSFLNQNHHVVSVLPKPKSRESFSFLRLGARKFTITRTYLYSFLRQARPTPDTNLHGEPRPFIDSDIYDKVMPMKVPVVPLMKAIITNNYDLAIQLGFLEISSEDFSLPTLIDPSKNEMVKIVRDKLNEYVIANGLLCEEPH from the coding sequence GTGAAAAAAGGCCTAGATTTGTCTCTTGGAGGGGCTCCAAACCCTTCCAAGAAAATTAGCAAGTTCAAATCACAGCTTGTGGCTGTGGACTTGGAGTCTTGTTTCCCCATCCCCCTACGCGTACTCGTTAAAGAAGGTGATGAAGTATTCGGTGGTTCTCCTGTCGCCGAATATAAGCAACATGCAGAAGTAAAAATAGTTTCTCAACACAGAGGAACCGTTGTCAGGATCGTCCGGGGAGAGAAGCGACGTCCAAGATTTATTGTAATTTCTGTGTCTAAAGACGATACTTCTAGAAACGAGGACAAGGTTCCTCCTCTAGAGGATTTGAGCAAAGACTCTTTGCGAGAAATTTTTGAATCTAAGGGACTTTTTTCTCTATTGAGGCAGAGACCCTTTGATATTCCTGCCCTTCCGTCTACAAAACCTAGAGACATCTTTATCAACCTAGCTGATGATAAGCCCTTCTTTCCTCCTTTGAAGAAGCAGCTAGAGATTTTTTACCCTAGAGAAGATGGTTTAAAAGCTTTTGCTTTAGCTGTGGAAGCCTTGTTTAAGCTTTTTGGCGTTAGACCCAAAATAATAGAAAGAGAGCGGTTTATCCTGCCCTTCACAGATATCAATAATGCTGATTTCTACGAAGTTTCTGGGCCATATCCATCCGGATCGCCTTCTATCCATATTCAGGAAGTAGCTCCTATAAAAAATGAAAAAGACACCGTCATAACTTTAGGTTTTTACGAAGCTCTGTCCATAGGAAACTATCTCCTTAATGGATCTTTGTTAAATTCCCGAATCATATCACTTGCTGGTTCTGGCTTAAAAGAGTGCTTTAGATCTTATTTAGAAGTTTATAATGGATTTAACATATCCCAGCTGTTACCCGAGGACTCTATGGAGAGCCCTTGTTCTGTTATTTCCGGAGATCCGCTAAATGGAAGACTCTGCTATGATGAAAATGATTCTTTCTTAAACCAGAATCATCACGTAGTTTCTGTGTTGCCCAAGCCAAAATCCAGAGAGAGCTTCAGTTTTCTTCGGTTGGGTGCTAGAAAGTTCACGATAACTAGAACATATCTATACAGCTTCCTCCGCCAGGCTAGGCCAACTCCAGATACCAACCTCCATGGAGAACCTCGACCCTTTATAGATTCCGATATTTACGATAAAGTTATGCCCATGAAGGTTCCTGTAGTTCCTTTAATGAAAGCCATAATCACTAACAATTACGATCTAGCAATACAATTAGGATTTTTAGAAATAAGCTCAGAAGATTTTTCTCTCCCCACCTTAATAGATCCATCTAAAAACGAAATGGTTAAAATTGTTAGAGATAAATTAAATGAGTATGTCATAGCTAATGGCTTGCTCTGTGAAGAACCTCACTAG